The proteins below are encoded in one region of Anaerosporomusa subterranea:
- a CDS encoding polyprenyl synthetase family protein yields MVVNNALSLIEGDLRDLETGLLSVIRSDVSDATDICVHLAQAGGKRLRPALCFFGAYGGNNKDQVMKVAIALEIIHMATLVHDDVIDQASTRRGVPTVNTLWGPHRAVLSGDFLFARAFSLIASAGLTEVILKLSDVVSSLCEGELIQEHDLFNCNQHEEDYFNRVGKKTADFIAASCQLGALTAGFPAERVLSLRQYGYALGMAFQITDDILDVTATTQQLGKPTGNDLKQGNLTLPVIHALKASPRGDELRAIITSRDLSTERLEQCLSIVREGVSVEYSYERVNHFLKQARDFLPTDLDSEVHTALAAVAEFIGFRKY; encoded by the coding sequence GTGGTTGTCAACAATGCCTTATCACTAATTGAAGGCGACCTTCGCGACCTTGAAACTGGGTTGCTTTCGGTAATTCGCTCCGATGTCAGCGACGCAACCGACATTTGCGTACACTTGGCACAGGCGGGCGGCAAACGCTTGCGGCCCGCCTTGTGCTTTTTCGGAGCGTATGGAGGAAACAACAAAGATCAAGTCATGAAAGTTGCTATTGCACTTGAAATCATTCATATGGCTACACTTGTTCATGATGATGTAATCGATCAGGCATCTACCCGGCGCGGTGTTCCTACTGTTAATACACTTTGGGGACCGCATCGCGCCGTGCTGAGTGGCGACTTTTTATTCGCAAGGGCATTCTCCCTGATTGCGTCAGCTGGGCTGACAGAAGTCATTCTTAAGCTATCCGACGTAGTCAGTTCCCTCTGTGAAGGCGAGCTGATACAGGAACATGACCTATTCAATTGCAATCAGCACGAGGAAGATTATTTTAACCGTGTCGGCAAGAAAACCGCTGACTTTATTGCCGCCAGTTGCCAGCTTGGTGCGTTGACTGCTGGTTTCCCGGCTGAACGAGTACTAAGCTTGCGCCAATATGGCTATGCGTTGGGCATGGCATTTCAGATTACGGATGATATTTTGGATGTTACCGCTACAACTCAGCAATTAGGTAAGCCAACTGGCAATGATCTTAAACAAGGCAACCTCACTCTGCCAGTCATTCACGCGCTGAAAGCTTCACCTCGGGGCGACGAATTGCGCGCTATTATCACTTCTCGCGATTTATCCACAGAAAGACTAGAACAATGTTTATCCATAGTCCGCGAGGGCGTATCTGTAGAGTATTCCTATGAGCGGGTAAATCATTTTCTCAAACAGGCGCGCGATTTTTTGCCTACAGACCTTGACTCCGAAGTACATACCGCTTTGGCGGCTGTAGCCGAGTTTATTGGCTTTCGTAAGTACTAG
- a CDS encoding FadR/GntR family transcriptional regulator, whose amino-acid sequence MFSPVKTRKVYEEIVGQIKQLIIDGKLQPGDKLLSERELAEKLNVSRASVREAFSALEMMGIITIRPGEGSFVRQVSYEGMLEPLSFLLQVEISDITQVLEVRKILEVEMAALAAKRATPETLDEIRRSLDYMSEELEAGGIGDRADDAFHSALAQAADNPILVKVMSTITDLMTNSFRVSRQKLFLIDHMSDYIYDSHLRIYEAIAARDPKLARLRMRDHLLLVERNMLVLQQGSIPRLNKTPGRRALHTRASKNPS is encoded by the coding sequence ATGTTTAGTCCGGTAAAAACCAGAAAAGTATATGAAGAGATCGTAGGACAAATTAAACAATTGATCATAGATGGCAAGCTGCAACCTGGGGATAAGCTGTTGTCTGAACGTGAACTGGCTGAAAAGCTCAACGTCAGCCGTGCGTCTGTGCGCGAGGCATTTAGCGCACTGGAAATGATGGGCATCATCACAATTCGGCCGGGAGAAGGCAGTTTTGTGAGACAGGTTTCTTACGAGGGCATGCTTGAACCGCTTTCTTTTTTGTTACAGGTTGAAATTAGCGATATCACGCAGGTGCTAGAAGTCAGGAAGATTCTCGAAGTGGAAATGGCGGCTTTGGCCGCCAAACGCGCAACCCCGGAAACGCTAGACGAAATCCGTCGGTCGCTCGATTATATGAGTGAAGAACTTGAGGCCGGTGGTATCGGCGACCGGGCGGATGACGCGTTTCACTCGGCATTGGCGCAAGCGGCAGATAATCCGATTTTGGTCAAAGTCATGTCAACCATTACTGATTTAATGACAAATAGCTTTCGCGTGTCCAGGCAGAAGCTCTTTCTGATTGATCATATGTCAGACTATATTTATGATTCTCATTTACGCATTTATGAAGCTATCGCGGCCAGAGATCCCAAATTGGCGCGGTTGCGGATGCGGGATCATCTGTTGTTAGTAGAGAGAAACATGCTAGTACTGCAACAGGGCAGCATTCCCAGGCTTAATAAAACGCCAGGCCGTAGGGCGCTGCACACTCGCGCCAGCAAGAATCCCTCATAA
- the tatA gene encoding twin-arginine translocase TatA/TatE family subunit — protein MFNLGMPELILILVIALVVFGPGKLPDVGKALGKGIQEFRRATSGEVKEESRVASTEIGETAKQGTVPEKK, from the coding sequence TTGTTCAACTTGGGTATGCCGGAGCTAATTTTAATTCTGGTGATTGCGCTGGTTGTTTTTGGGCCTGGCAAGCTGCCGGATGTAGGTAAAGCCCTAGGGAAGGGTATTCAGGAATTTCGTCGTGCTACTAGCGGCGAAGTGAAAGAAGAGTCTCGCGTTGCTAGTACTGAGATCGGTGAGACCGCAAAACAAGGAACCGTGCCTGAAAAAAAGTGA
- the tatC gene encoding twin-arginine translocase subunit TatC, with product MQQPELNNQQPVAEMSMVDHLQELRRRLIIASLAVGVASIGCFYFAEDLMRWITRPAGKLYYLNPAEGFFAYMKITVFAGFLLALPVVLYQAWAFVVPALTRSERKLAIILVPVSVVLFFVGLTFSYFLVLPVALKFFMGFANESLQPLLSLGQYLSFVLSMLLPFGFIFELPLILFVLAKLGVISSAFLAAKRKIALLLAFVAGGVISPTPDLFGQVMLAVPLLLLYESSIWMVKTLLKK from the coding sequence ATGCAACAGCCGGAACTAAATAATCAACAGCCGGTTGCTGAGATGTCAATGGTTGATCATCTCCAGGAATTACGACGTCGGCTAATTATTGCCAGTCTAGCGGTAGGCGTTGCTAGCATTGGCTGCTTTTACTTTGCCGAAGATCTGATGCGCTGGATCACCCGGCCAGCGGGCAAACTGTATTACCTAAATCCGGCTGAAGGTTTTTTCGCTTATATGAAAATTACCGTCTTTGCCGGATTTTTGTTGGCGTTGCCTGTTGTCCTTTATCAGGCGTGGGCGTTTGTCGTGCCAGCTCTGACCCGTTCAGAAAGGAAACTGGCTATCATCCTCGTGCCTGTATCAGTCGTATTATTTTTTGTTGGCTTAACTTTTTCCTATTTTCTAGTTTTGCCGGTAGCACTAAAGTTTTTCATGGGCTTTGCTAATGAAAGCCTGCAGCCGTTACTGTCCCTAGGGCAGTATCTTTCTTTCGTGCTATCAATGTTGTTGCCATTCGGCTTTATCTTTGAGTTACCGCTAATTCTTTTTGTCTTGGCCAAGCTGGGAGTGATTAGTTCCGCATTTTTGGCAGCCAAGCGCAAAATCGCGCTTTTGTTGGCGTTCGTGGCTGGCGGTGTCATATCGCCCACACCTGATTTGTTTGGACAAGTCATGCTTGCTGTGCCGCTGTTGCTACTGTACGAGAGCAGCATCTGGATGGTCAAGACTCTATTAAAAAAGTAA
- a CDS encoding menaquinone biosynthesis decarboxylase — MAFQDLRQFIAALEERGWLKRISQEVDCNLEITEITDRVSKLSGEKNVALLFENVKGYTTPVLMNAFGSMERMALALGVDSLDDIANEIRQLLKLPYISLQNKLQLLHILPQMKRAINFPRYVKNAPCKEVIIKDKPSINQFPVLKCWPGDAGRFITLPLVFTKNPATGKRNVGMYRLQVYDDTTTGMHWHIHKNGADNFRAYREKGLERMEVAVAIGGDPVVTYAATAPLPRDIDEMVFAGFLRKQPVELTKCETVDIEVPAHAEIILEGYVLLDERRTEGPFGDHTGYYSLADEYPVFHITCITHRKNPIYPATIVGKPPMEDCYLAKATERIFLPLLQQMQPEIIDINLPLEGVFHNCAVISIKKTYPQQAKKVMHAIWGMGQMMFTKMIIVVDSHVNVQDLSEVWWRVFNNIDARRDVVLADGPLDVLDHSSPMPKWGTKVGIDATKTWPEEGNSREWPDEITMSPDVKAQVDAKWKDLGL, encoded by the coding sequence GTGGCTTTTCAAGATTTACGGCAATTTATCGCCGCGCTCGAAGAACGCGGCTGGTTAAAACGTATATCACAAGAGGTTGACTGTAACCTGGAGATTACAGAGATTACAGACCGGGTTTCCAAGCTTTCGGGTGAGAAGAATGTTGCACTGTTGTTCGAAAATGTCAAAGGTTACACGACGCCGGTTCTTATGAATGCATTTGGCAGCATGGAACGCATGGCATTAGCGTTAGGGGTAGACTCACTTGACGATATTGCTAATGAGATTCGTCAATTGTTGAAACTCCCTTATATATCGCTGCAGAATAAACTGCAACTACTTCACATTCTGCCGCAGATGAAGCGGGCAATTAATTTTCCCCGCTATGTGAAGAATGCTCCTTGCAAAGAAGTCATCATAAAAGACAAGCCGTCCATCAATCAGTTTCCGGTTTTAAAGTGCTGGCCTGGCGATGCAGGGCGGTTTATTACTTTGCCACTGGTATTCACGAAAAATCCGGCTACTGGCAAGCGTAATGTCGGCATGTATCGGCTACAAGTATATGATGATACGACGACTGGCATGCATTGGCATATCCACAAGAATGGAGCGGACAATTTTCGCGCCTATCGGGAAAAAGGTCTTGAACGCATGGAAGTAGCTGTCGCGATTGGCGGCGATCCGGTGGTCACCTATGCCGCGACAGCGCCGTTGCCGCGCGATATCGATGAAATGGTGTTTGCCGGTTTTTTGCGTAAACAGCCTGTAGAACTGACAAAATGTGAAACCGTGGACATCGAAGTGCCAGCTCATGCCGAGATTATCCTTGAAGGCTATGTGCTGCTCGACGAGCGGCGGACCGAAGGGCCGTTTGGCGATCACACCGGTTATTACTCACTGGCAGACGAATACCCGGTATTTCATATCACATGTATCACCCACCGTAAAAATCCGATCTATCCTGCGACCATTGTTGGTAAACCGCCGATGGAGGATTGCTATTTGGCCAAAGCGACCGAACGGATTTTTCTGCCGCTTTTACAGCAAATGCAGCCGGAAATTATTGATATTAATCTGCCGCTTGAAGGGGTATTTCATAACTGTGCCGTCATTTCCATAAAAAAGACCTACCCGCAGCAAGCGAAAAAAGTGATGCATGCCATCTGGGGCATGGGTCAGATGATGTTCACGAAAATGATCATTGTCGTGGATTCGCATGTCAATGTCCAGGATCTCTCAGAAGTCTGGTGGCGAGTTTTTAACAACATTGACGCTCGCCGTGATGTTGTGTTGGCTGATGGACCGCTGGATGTGCTTGACCACTCATCCCCTATGCCCAAATGGGGAACAAAGGTTGGTATCGATGCCACCAAGACTTGGCCGGAAGAAGGCAATAGCCGTGAATGGCCGGACGAAATCACGATGTCGCCTGACGTCAAGGCACAAGTGGACGCCAAGTGGAAGGATCTGGGGCTGTGA
- a CDS encoding UbiA-like polyprenyltransferase: MEGSGAVNGLGKLKAHLDNIAFSHSVFALPFAYMGAVLASGGLPPWRDLFWITLAMVGARSSALAINNLVDLKYDRIHPRFTKRPLVSGVIARWEAVTFIVGSLAVFLLAASRLHPVCLRLAPLAIVPFVIYPYMKRISWTCHLVLGLALACAPVGAWLAVRGDISLAAIVLGTAVAIWIAGFDVIYGCLDVDFDRAQGLHSMPVRFGIDQALVLAKLMHSLSISGFIAVGVMLGLGWPYFTGVLLAAGVLVYQHTIVSARNLSAVTQKYFMRNGLVSIFVFLFTLISLELR; the protein is encoded by the coding sequence GTGGAAGGATCTGGGGCTGTGAACGGGCTCGGCAAATTAAAGGCACATCTCGATAATATTGCATTCTCACATTCTGTGTTCGCCTTGCCGTTCGCCTATATGGGGGCGGTACTTGCATCTGGCGGTTTGCCGCCTTGGCGCGATCTATTTTGGATTACGCTGGCCATGGTAGGCGCCAGAAGTTCAGCGCTGGCGATCAACAATTTAGTTGATCTGAAATATGACCGTATTCATCCTCGCTTTACCAAGCGACCGTTGGTTTCAGGGGTGATTGCTCGCTGGGAGGCTGTAACTTTTATCGTTGGCAGCCTGGCGGTATTCCTGCTGGCAGCGTCACGCCTGCATCCGGTGTGTTTGAGATTAGCTCCTCTGGCCATTGTCCCGTTCGTTATCTATCCTTATATGAAACGAATCTCCTGGACCTGTCATCTGGTTCTCGGATTGGCGCTCGCCTGTGCCCCGGTCGGAGCTTGGCTAGCCGTTCGCGGTGACATCAGTCTAGCGGCAATCGTGCTTGGGACAGCAGTAGCTATTTGGATCGCCGGCTTTGACGTCATTTACGGCTGTCTGGATGTTGATTTCGACCGAGCTCAGGGACTGCATTCGATGCCAGTACGCTTTGGAATCGATCAGGCGCTTGTTCTCGCAAAACTGATGCATAGTCTAAGCATTAGCGGGTTTATCGCAGTCGGCGTCATGTTAGGACTCGGTTGGCCCTATTTTACTGGCGTCCTATTGGCTGCAGGCGTTCTGGTTTATCAGCACACTATTGTCAGCGCGAGAAACCTGAGCGCAGTCACGCAAAAATACTTTATGCGCAATGGGCTGGTGTCAATTTTCGTCTTTTTGTTTACACTGATTAGTCTTGAGCTTCGATGA
- a CDS encoding GNAT family N-acetyltransferase — protein MQYQIQKSCENIDWQAVCRLLQEAGLATYPIDLTRKAFDNSYCVVFVFDNNLLIGVGRAISDGAYQAAIYDIAVLPTYQGKKVGRLIVDEIHKALQKINIILYASPGKEPFYSKIGYCKMLTGMARFSNESAMREKGFID, from the coding sequence ATGCAATATCAGATTCAAAAAAGCTGTGAGAATATTGATTGGCAGGCGGTTTGTAGGTTGCTACAGGAAGCAGGGTTGGCAACATATCCTATAGATCTGACGAGAAAGGCTTTTGATAACAGCTACTGCGTAGTATTTGTATTTGATAACAACTTGCTGATTGGGGTAGGCCGGGCGATTTCCGATGGTGCATATCAAGCGGCAATCTACGATATTGCTGTTCTTCCCACCTATCAAGGGAAAAAGGTCGGTAGACTGATTGTCGATGAAATTCACAAGGCTTTGCAAAAGATTAATATTATCTTGTATGCAAGTCCAGGAAAGGAACCCTTTTATAGTAAAATCGGCTACTGTAAAATGCTTACAGGTATGGCGAGATTTAGTAATGAAAGCGCAATGCGTGAAAAAGGGTTTATTGATTGA
- a CDS encoding acyl-CoA dehydrogenase family protein, producing the protein MFDLRSSEDQEQIRQMVKEFVEKEVAPGASARDDAEDIAAVHELLKKMGKLGLMGLPYPQEYGGAGSDQVTYVLAGMEINKVDASLGCAYSVHISLASWPIFHYGNEEQRRKYSTKMFNGEFLGAFGLTEPCAGSDSGASQCTAVLDGDHYVLNGTKCFCTNGEIADVIVMFAMTDKSKGTKGISAFIVEKGTPGLNFIKRERKMGIRSTVQNVIEMQNLRVPKENLLGKEGDGFKIAMTTLDGGRIGIAAQGVGIAIGAYEYARQYAKERIQFGKSIATQQVIAFKLADMFTKIEAAKMLALQAAWKKDQHMPFGTDAAMAKLFATDTAMEVTTEAVQVLGGTGFTREHPVERMMRDAKITQIYEGTNEIQKLVISGTILR; encoded by the coding sequence ATGTTCGATTTGAGGTCTTCGGAAGATCAAGAGCAAATTCGGCAAATGGTGAAAGAGTTTGTTGAAAAGGAAGTTGCACCAGGCGCTTCTGCGCGGGATGACGCAGAAGATATTGCAGCAGTCCATGAATTGCTGAAAAAAATGGGGAAATTGGGTCTTATGGGTCTCCCTTATCCGCAGGAGTATGGCGGAGCAGGTTCGGATCAAGTCACCTATGTGTTAGCTGGCATGGAAATCAATAAAGTCGACGCTTCTCTGGGCTGTGCATATTCTGTTCATATTTCGCTCGCGAGCTGGCCAATTTTCCATTATGGCAATGAAGAGCAACGCCGCAAATACTCCACGAAGATGTTCAACGGAGAATTTCTGGGCGCTTTTGGCTTAACTGAGCCTTGTGCAGGTAGCGACTCAGGTGCCAGCCAATGTACTGCAGTTCTCGATGGCGATCACTATGTACTCAATGGAACCAAATGCTTTTGTACTAATGGGGAAATCGCTGATGTGATTGTGATGTTTGCTATGACAGATAAGTCCAAGGGCACGAAGGGCATCAGTGCATTTATCGTTGAAAAAGGCACACCTGGCTTGAATTTCATTAAACGCGAAAGAAAAATGGGCATCCGGTCAACGGTTCAAAATGTTATCGAAATGCAAAATCTGCGAGTTCCCAAAGAAAACCTTCTTGGCAAAGAAGGTGATGGGTTTAAAATTGCCATGACTACATTGGACGGTGGACGGATCGGCATTGCCGCTCAAGGTGTGGGAATCGCTATAGGTGCGTATGAATACGCTCGCCAGTATGCGAAAGAAAGAATCCAGTTTGGCAAATCAATTGCAACCCAGCAAGTTATTGCTTTCAAACTGGCTGATATGTTTACAAAAATAGAAGCCGCAAAGATGCTGGCTCTGCAAGCCGCTTGGAAAAAGGATCAGCATATGCCATTTGGTACCGATGCCGCCATGGCGAAGCTTTTTGCGACAGACACCGCTATGGAAGTAACGACAGAGGCTGTTCAGGTTTTGGGCGGAACAGGATTTACCCGTGAACATCCTGTTGAACGCATGATGCGCGATGCCAAGATCACACAGATTTATGAAGGTACCAACGAAATCCAAAAGCTGGTTATCTCTGGAACGATTTTAAGGTAA
- a CDS encoding electron transfer flavoprotein subunit beta/FixA family protein: MKTLVLMQEVLAVEASVTLRENGQIEDWELQHHINPYDTFALEEALQLKDQFGGEVIVVSVGRAESETTLRRALALGADGITLILSSSQDAVVISRLLARSIQDEDDFDLILSGWISPADNKAEIPGRLSELLRIPLVNLVTRFEVLDTTVFCRREDDEVLEWVEVPLPAMIAVDKNINEPRFPTVRNILLANQTPIRVIATVDDDRQSMCSYVYQISSCKRKGIVLAGCTPDQAASFLLTHLLGERVSKDTQL, encoded by the coding sequence GTGAAAACTTTGGTGCTGATGCAAGAGGTATTGGCTGTAGAAGCAAGCGTGACTTTACGTGAGAATGGACAGATAGAAGACTGGGAACTGCAACACCATATTAACCCATATGATACATTTGCCTTAGAGGAAGCTTTGCAGCTTAAAGATCAATTTGGGGGGGAAGTTATAGTGGTTTCTGTTGGCAGAGCAGAATCAGAAACCACGTTGAGAAGAGCCTTGGCTCTTGGCGCAGATGGGATTACTTTGATTCTCTCGTCTAGCCAGGATGCAGTCGTTATCAGCAGGCTTCTGGCAAGAAGTATCCAAGACGAGGACGACTTTGATTTGATACTTTCCGGATGGATTTCTCCTGCTGATAATAAAGCAGAGATTCCCGGCAGACTGAGTGAATTGCTGAGAATTCCTCTGGTGAACCTGGTGACGAGATTCGAGGTTCTTGATACTACGGTCTTTTGCCGTAGAGAGGATGATGAGGTGCTGGAATGGGTTGAGGTTCCCTTGCCAGCAATGATTGCGGTAGATAAAAATATCAATGAGCCGCGTTTTCCAACTGTAAGAAATATATTACTGGCTAATCAAACGCCTATCCGGGTGATTGCGACGGTAGATGACGATAGGCAAAGTATGTGCTCGTATGTATATCAGATATCTTCGTGTAAAAGAAAAGGAATTGTGCTGGCGGGATGCACTCCCGATCAGGCGGCAAGCTTCCTGCTGACTCATTTGCTAGGGGAACGTGTTTCAAAAGACACGCAACTGTAG
- a CDS encoding electron transfer flavoprotein subunit alpha/FixB family protein, producing MLKRLLIVLEVKKGIVKTLYQEMVYACCHYGCNSGYAVGVFLYGVSIPPRCRDELARAGADAVWYLEDESLCTHNPELILQPIVDLIGRESPQLVLLTNTSAAMDIAPRLAERCSCTLLSNVCEIKLCQQPPSFTRTVYEGRLLETCSLKLPLTVATASPNAIPVVAKVNLQIGNIDRSIAIRKVSGFHTEELTYRVRETITKCNQIKPLTEADIIVSGGKGLNKAEDFALLDELAQVLGGAVGVSRPVVDCGWRPYQCQVGQTGTRVKPKVYIACGISGAMQHIIGMSDSRIVIAINRDPEAPIFQYADYGVVGDLYEILPIFTSKLQSALNL from the coding sequence ATGCTGAAACGGCTTTTGATAGTTCTTGAAGTCAAGAAGGGAATCGTCAAGACTCTATATCAGGAAATGGTGTATGCTTGTTGCCATTATGGCTGTAATTCTGGATATGCGGTGGGGGTTTTCCTTTACGGTGTGAGTATACCGCCGCGTTGCAGGGATGAACTTGCGAGAGCCGGGGCAGATGCAGTCTGGTATTTAGAAGATGAGAGCCTGTGCACTCATAACCCGGAGTTGATCCTCCAGCCGATTGTTGATTTGATCGGGCGGGAGTCTCCCCAGTTGGTGCTGTTAACCAATACATCTGCCGCTATGGATATTGCCCCCCGGCTAGCTGAGCGCTGTTCTTGTACGTTGCTGAGCAATGTCTGCGAGATTAAATTGTGTCAACAACCGCCATCCTTTACCCGTACGGTGTATGAGGGGAGGTTGTTGGAGACTTGCAGCCTCAAACTGCCGCTTACTGTTGCGACAGCTAGTCCGAATGCGATTCCGGTAGTTGCCAAAGTGAATTTACAGATCGGAAATATTGACCGGTCTATTGCTATCAGAAAGGTATCAGGCTTTCATACTGAGGAATTGACGTATCGGGTTCGGGAGACGATTACAAAATGTAATCAGATAAAGCCTCTTACGGAAGCGGATATTATTGTGAGCGGTGGTAAGGGCCTGAACAAGGCAGAAGATTTTGCCTTGCTGGACGAGTTAGCTCAAGTGCTGGGAGGCGCGGTGGGCGTATCAAGACCCGTAGTGGACTGCGGCTGGAGGCCGTATCAATGCCAAGTAGGACAAACGGGGACGAGAGTTAAACCCAAGGTGTATATTGCTTGTGGAATTTCTGGTGCTATGCAGCATATAATCGGGATGTCCGACTCGCGAATCGTCATTGCTATTAATCGAGATCCTGAGGCCCCTATTTTTCAATACGCTGACTATGGAGTGGTTGGTGATCTTTATGAAATACTTCCTATTTTCACATCAAAATTGCAAAGCGCACTGAATCTCTAG
- a CDS encoding sigma 54-interacting transcriptional regulator: MEVALECGRGLPYCSLPVVSTSGYFIGLISIRALLREKPTAEKRSLAAYIKKVTAFSIHDNPLSYQWQGSEDILPITDENNQYIGFVSMHEFYRILNTEYKSMAAEYSQILNSTYNGIIVINTEGQIVIYNSAAERILGKSRAEIYGKHMSVITDDGGLMETLETGQPSVGVKTLLNGYSIITNRTPLMDDAGHVVGAMGVFIDVSDLDRVSLELQVNKALASELNAIIESSYDGLYIADREGKVIRVNSSWEKICGFSRQEILGKTAKELVTMGLYDNSAALLALEKRETSTVMLEITSGPKKGQRIIATGTPVFAESGDLDLVVVNVRDITALEHLKAQLDETRELSRRYANELNEIRLQCNKFDDIVVKSRAMQKVIEMVIRVSQVDSTIIITGESGVGKEVIAQKIHLLSNRKDHSLIKINCGAIPENLLESELFGYEGGAFTGARKDGKIGMFELASGGTLLLDEIGDLSLNLQVKLLRVLQEREIVRVGGIKTIKIDTRIIAATNKDLVLMVRQGSFREDLFYRLNVVNIKIPPLRNRKEDLPPLINMILHRLNTKYHRKKHLSSSVIERLYLYDWPGNIRELENTLERVIVLAYEDVIQLEHLPDFLQNNEIKIAPVILKNIVPLKTAIEETECQLLKKALKEYGTTRKVAKVLEVNQSTIVRKMQQYHIDKDDAEEHQEDAYAHLLRI, encoded by the coding sequence GTGGAAGTAGCGTTGGAATGCGGAAGGGGATTACCCTATTGTTCTCTTCCTGTTGTAAGTACTAGCGGCTACTTTATTGGTTTGATCAGCATAAGAGCTCTTCTTCGTGAAAAGCCTACAGCTGAGAAGCGTTCGCTGGCGGCATACATAAAAAAAGTAACCGCCTTTTCAATTCATGATAATCCGCTTTCTTACCAGTGGCAGGGAAGTGAAGATATATTGCCAATTACGGATGAAAACAATCAATACATCGGATTTGTTTCTATGCACGAGTTTTACCGTATTCTTAACACTGAATACAAAAGTATGGCTGCTGAATATAGTCAGATCCTTAACTCGACCTATAATGGCATCATTGTCATCAACACCGAGGGCCAGATTGTTATCTACAATTCGGCGGCAGAACGAATCTTAGGCAAGAGCCGCGCGGAGATATACGGCAAGCATATGTCGGTTATTACCGATGATGGGGGCTTGATGGAAACCTTAGAAACCGGTCAACCATCTGTCGGTGTGAAGACTTTGCTTAATGGCTATAGCATTATTACCAATAGAACTCCGCTAATGGATGACGCCGGACACGTTGTCGGCGCTATGGGTGTATTTATTGATGTTTCTGATCTGGATCGAGTCAGTTTGGAACTGCAAGTGAATAAAGCACTTGCAAGTGAATTGAATGCGATCATTGAATCCTCGTATGACGGATTATATATCGCAGATAGAGAAGGAAAAGTTATTCGGGTGAATTCCTCCTGGGAAAAAATCTGTGGCTTCTCACGTCAGGAAATATTGGGTAAGACAGCGAAAGAGTTGGTAACAATGGGGCTTTATGATAACTCAGCTGCTTTGCTTGCTTTAGAAAAAAGAGAGACATCCACAGTGATGCTGGAAATTACTTCAGGCCCTAAGAAAGGTCAGAGAATTATCGCCACAGGGACGCCAGTATTTGCTGAAAGTGGAGACTTGGATTTGGTAGTTGTCAATGTCAGAGATATCACTGCGCTTGAACATTTGAAGGCTCAACTGGATGAAACCAGAGAGCTAAGTAGAAGGTATGCAAATGAGCTGAATGAAATCCGCCTCCAATGCAATAAATTTGATGATATTGTTGTCAAGAGCCGAGCGATGCAGAAAGTGATTGAAATGGTTATCCGTGTTTCACAAGTGGATTCCACCATTATCATCACAGGTGAGTCTGGCGTGGGTAAAGAAGTCATTGCCCAAAAAATTCACTTATTAAGTAACCGAAAAGACCATTCGCTAATAAAAATTAATTGTGGCGCGATCCCGGAGAATCTCCTGGAATCCGAACTGTTCGGCTACGAAGGCGGTGCATTTACAGGAGCCAGAAAAGATGGAAAGATCGGCATGTTTGAATTGGCCTCTGGCGGTACGTTGCTATTGGATGAAATCGGCGATTTGTCATTAAATCTTCAAGTTAAGCTATTGCGAGTATTGCAGGAAAGGGAGATTGTACGAGTCGGGGGAATTAAGACAATAAAAATTGATACAAGGATCATAGCTGCAACTAATAAAGATTTGGTCCTGATGGTTAGACAAGGCAGCTTTCGCGAAGACCTATTCTACCGCCTCAATGTGGTCAATATTAAAATACCTCCCCTTCGCAATCGAAAGGAAGATTTGCCGCCGCTGATTAATATGATTTTACACCGATTGAATACAAAATATCATCGCAAAAAACATCTTTCATCCTCAGTGATAGAACGGTTGTATTTATATGACTGGCCTGGGAATATCAGAGAACTCGAAAATACCTTGGAAAGGGTAATTGTATTGGCTTATGAAGATGTTATCCAACTAGAACATTTGCCTGACTTTTTGCAGAACAATGAGATAAAGATTGCTCCTGTCATCTTAAAGAATATTGTTCCTCTGAAGACTGCGATTGAAGAAACAGAATGTCAATTATTGAAAAAAGCGTTGAAAGAATATGGGACTACCCGCAAGGTGGCGAAGGTTCTGGAGGTTAACCAATCCACTATCGTTCGTAAAATGCAACAGTATCATATCGATAAGGATGATGCAGAAGAGCATCAGGAGGATGCGTATGCACATCTCTTGCGAATATAG